A stretch of Methanocalculus natronophilus DNA encodes these proteins:
- a CDS encoding bifunctional 5,6,7,8-tetrahydromethanopterin hydro-lyase/3-hexulose-6-phosphate synthase: MYAIGEALVGDGAELAHIDLLVGDKNGPVGTAFANALSQLSAGHTPLLAVIRPNLLTKPATVIIPKVTLKRTEQVNEMFGPVQAAVAKAVADSLEEGLFAGMNIDDIVIIASVYLAPDAKDYNKIYRFNYGAMKLSLSRAFEQFPDEKTILHEKDRAAHAVMGFKVQRLWNPPYLQVALDLVDMKQVERVLTELPANDHLIIEAGTPLIKQFGLQVISEIRKIRPNSFIIADLKTLDTGNLETRMCANASADAVVISGLAPVSTIEKAVKEARKTGIYAIIDMLNVKSPVDLVKSLAQANALPHIVEMHRAIDAEGSDYSWGDIPAIRKAAGGKVLVATAGGIRVNVVKKALESGADIIVVGRAITASKNIQNAAEEFLAEINQEEIDQFRIMTDF; encoded by the coding sequence ATGTATGCAATAGGTGAAGCATTAGTTGGAGATGGCGCAGAACTTGCGCACATCGATCTTCTGGTAGGAGATAAGAACGGGCCTGTAGGAACCGCATTTGCCAATGCACTATCCCAGCTCTCGGCAGGACACACGCCTCTTCTGGCTGTGATCCGACCAAATCTCCTGACAAAACCCGCAACCGTCATCATTCCGAAAGTGACGCTGAAACGGACAGAACAGGTAAACGAGATGTTTGGACCAGTTCAGGCGGCAGTCGCAAAAGCAGTTGCCGACAGCCTGGAAGAGGGGCTCTTTGCCGGTATGAATATCGATGATATCGTCATCATCGCCAGTGTCTACCTTGCGCCGGATGCAAAAGACTACAATAAGATCTACCGGTTCAATTACGGCGCAATGAAACTCTCGCTCTCAAGGGCATTTGAACAGTTCCCTGACGAGAAGACGATCCTCCATGAGAAAGACCGGGCAGCACACGCTGTTATGGGATTCAAGGTTCAGCGTCTCTGGAACCCGCCATATCTCCAGGTTGCACTGGATCTTGTTGATATGAAACAGGTTGAACGGGTCTTAACAGAACTCCCCGCAAACGACCACCTGATCATTGAGGCGGGCACGCCGCTCATCAAGCAGTTCGGCCTCCAGGTCATCAGCGAGATCCGAAAGATCAGGCCAAACTCCTTCATCATCGCCGATCTCAAGACACTCGATACCGGAAACCTCGAGACACGGATGTGTGCAAACGCTTCAGCAGACGCAGTCGTCATCTCAGGGCTTGCACCAGTCTCAACCATTGAGAAAGCCGTCAAAGAGGCCCGGAAAACCGGAATCTATGCGATCATCGATATGCTCAATGTCAAGAGCCCGGTTGACCTGGTCAAGTCACTTGCACAGGCAAACGCCCTCCCCCACATCGTTGAGATGCACAGGGCAATCGATGCCGAGGGATCAGACTATTCCTGGGGCGACATCCCCGCAATCAGGAAGGCTGCAGGCGGGAAGGTGCTGGTAGCAACAGCTGGCGGCATACGGGTGAATGTAGTTAAGAAAGCCCTTGAATCAGGTGCAGACATCATTGTTGTCGGCCGTGCCATCACCGCAAGCAAGAATATCCAGAACGCAGCAGAAGAATTCTTAGCAGAGATCAACCAGGAAGAGATCGATCAGTTCCGTATCATGACGGACTTCTAA
- a CDS encoding AMP-binding protein — protein MVVGSYACGVSEIPLMGETIGDMLNRIAAKYPDTEALVSVHQGIRYTYREFLEEVNRFARGLMSLGVERGDRVAIWALNYAEWVIIQFATAKIGAIMVNINPAYRTYELEFALRQAEVQTLILQDSFKTSDYVGMFYEACPEALESRPGKIKADSFPFLKHVIFMGEEKKSGMFTWNEICEKAGEVSSAELTEREAVLEFDDPINIQYTSGTTGFPKGVVLSHHSIMNNGFIIGEGMRFTEKDRLCIPVPFYHCFGMVLSNLACVTHGSTMVLPSPVFNAGAVLQAIQDERCTAVHGVPTMFIAELSHPDFDSFSLDTLRTGIMAGSPCPIEVMKEVNTRMHMSEIVIVYGQTETAPGVTMSTVTDPLERRVSTVGRVMPHTELKIIDPNTRRLVPRGEPGEICARGYMVMKCYYNNPSATHNTIDPNGWNHTGDLGVMDEEGYFRIVGRLKEMVIRGGENIYPREIEEYLHNHPAIADVYVIGVPDIRYGEELMAWVKVEDGATLTEEEIRSFCKGRIAHFKIPRYYMFVDSFPMTISGKIQKFKMREIAIKELGLEDAESVETA, from the coding sequence ATGGTGGTTGGCAGTTATGCATGCGGTGTCTCGGAGATACCGCTGATGGGTGAGACGATTGGTGATATGCTCAATCGTATCGCAGCGAAATATCCGGATACCGAAGCTCTTGTTTCTGTACACCAGGGAATACGGTATACCTACCGGGAATTTCTTGAAGAGGTGAACCGCTTTGCCCGCGGGCTGATGTCGCTTGGGGTTGAGCGCGGTGACCGTGTCGCAATCTGGGCTCTGAATTATGCTGAATGGGTCATTATCCAGTTTGCCACAGCAAAAATCGGGGCTATCATGGTGAATATCAATCCTGCATACCGGACTTATGAGCTTGAGTTTGCCCTGAGGCAGGCCGAGGTCCAGACCCTGATTCTGCAGGATTCATTTAAGACATCCGATTATGTCGGCATGTTCTACGAGGCATGTCCCGAGGCGCTAGAGTCACGGCCCGGAAAGATCAAAGCCGATTCATTTCCTTTCCTCAAACATGTCATCTTCATGGGTGAAGAGAAGAAGAGCGGGATGTTTACCTGGAATGAGATTTGCGAGAAGGCTGGCGAGGTATCATCAGCTGAGCTCACAGAACGGGAGGCTGTTTTGGAGTTTGATGATCCAATCAATATCCAGTATACGTCCGGAACAACCGGGTTTCCAAAAGGGGTTGTCCTCTCCCACCACAGTATCATGAATAACGGGTTTATCATCGGCGAGGGGATGCGGTTTACCGAAAAAGACCGGCTCTGTATTCCGGTTCCGTTCTATCACTGTTTTGGGATGGTGCTCTCAAACCTTGCCTGTGTAACCCATGGGTCGACGATGGTCCTCCCCTCCCCTGTCTTCAATGCAGGTGCGGTGCTCCAGGCGATCCAGGATGAGCGCTGTACAGCTGTTCATGGTGTTCCAACAATGTTCATCGCAGAACTGTCGCATCCTGATTTTGACTCTTTTTCACTTGATACGCTCAGGACCGGGATCATGGCGGGATCTCCCTGCCCGATAGAAGTGATGAAGGAGGTGAATACCCGGATGCATATGTCCGAGATTGTCATCGTCTATGGCCAGACCGAGACGGCACCCGGGGTGACGATGTCGACAGTGACGGATCCCCTTGAACGGCGGGTATCTACTGTCGGGCGTGTGATGCCGCATACCGAGCTGAAGATCATTGATCCCAATACCCGGCGGCTTGTGCCACGGGGAGAGCCGGGCGAGATCTGTGCCCGCGGATACATGGTGATGAAGTGCTACTACAACAATCCAAGCGCTACCCATAACACCATTGATCCAAATGGATGGAACCATACCGGCGATCTCGGTGTCATGGATGAGGAAGGATATTTCCGGATTGTCGGGAGGCTGAAAGAGATGGTGATCAGGGGTGGCGAGAATATCTATCCCCGCGAGATCGAGGAGTACCTGCATAACCATCCGGCGATAGCGGATGTCTATGTGATCGGGGTTCCTGATATCAGGTATGGCGAGGAGCTGATGGCCTGGGTGAAAGTTGAGGATGGCGCTACCCTGACCGAGGAGGAGATCCGTTCGTTCTGCAAAGGCCGGATCGCCCACTTCAAAATACCCCGCTACTATATGTTCGTCGATTCGTTCCCAATGACCATCTCTGGCAAGATCCAGAAGTTCAAGATGCGTGAGATCGCAATTAAAGAGCTCGGTCTTGAGGATGCCGAGAGCGTTGAGACTGCCTGA
- a CDS encoding aldolase: MGYEIVLIDLGEKDKLLSSLDRSRLYEVRSEIHGCCIKLLTDSDEVKNRYSENFFFASQSIRSHGRLFVLENEAFPENAVRYDPVSKTAFLFNMTYYGWIKSIALALAGDILEDGHGIASCHGACLDYRGEGFAIVGTSGAGKTTQTYGFLLDESVRAIADDWFFFRIFGGEALAYSSEKNFYIRADLAAAWPSFAPLLKRADYDAEGRAVVDLRWAIGKGRIFPLTTLRRLLILTPEEVEVRTLSPDEALSMLEHNSYFNPHLLVKSGYKAEARQTYYRWLLERVEVQLVGRKGTPEETLALLRDIIGI, encoded by the coding sequence ATGGGGTATGAGATAGTTCTCATCGATCTGGGTGAGAAGGATAAACTCCTGTCTTCGCTTGACAGGTCCCGGCTTTACGAGGTCAGAAGCGAGATCCATGGGTGCTGTATCAAGCTGCTCACGGATTCGGATGAGGTGAAGAACCGCTATTCCGAGAACTTCTTTTTTGCATCGCAGTCGATCCGGTCGCATGGCCGTCTCTTTGTCCTCGAAAACGAGGCGTTTCCCGAAAACGCAGTCCGGTACGATCCCGTCTCAAAGACAGCATTCCTCTTTAATATGACCTATTACGGGTGGATCAAGTCGATTGCACTTGCTCTTGCGGGCGATATCCTGGAAGACGGCCACGGGATTGCGTCGTGTCATGGTGCCTGTCTGGATTACCGGGGTGAAGGCTTTGCGATCGTCGGGACGTCGGGTGCAGGAAAGACGACCCAGACATATGGGTTTCTGCTTGATGAGTCCGTCAGGGCAATTGCAGACGACTGGTTCTTCTTCAGGATCTTCGGAGGTGAAGCGCTTGCATACTCAAGTGAAAAGAACTTTTATATACGGGCTGATCTTGCTGCTGCATGGCCTTCCTTTGCCCCATTGCTCAAGCGGGCAGATTATGATGCAGAAGGGCGGGCGGTTGTTGATCTCCGGTGGGCGATCGGGAAGGGCCGGATCTTTCCCCTGACAACGCTCCGGCGGCTTCTGATCCTGACACCAGAAGAGGTGGAGGTACGGACGCTCTCCCCGGATGAGGCACTGTCGATGCTTGAACACAACTCCTATTTCAACCCCCATCTGCTTGTGAAGAGCGGGTATAAGGCAGAGGCAAGGCAGACGTACTACCGGTGGCTCCTTGAACGGGTGGAGGTGCAGCTTGTTGGACGGAAGGGAACACCTGAGGAGACGCTTGCACTGTTGCGGGATATCATTGGGATCTGA
- a CDS encoding ornithine cyclodeaminase family protein translates to MKYYPDSHSLLTYAEVNLAIREVFAEHGRGNVQMPSKIYITFPEGDFRTMPASIPGIGLAGVKIVSVHPENPSRNLPTVMATTLLIDPETGFPTAFINATALTDMRTGAGGAVAVTHLAAQSSRPLTLGFVGAGRQAHAQLQAIAEDAALEKILVWSRKEKTREAFAAQYPAYESIPVDTVEKACDCDILITTTPSREPLIRSDWIRTGTHINAIGADAPGKQELDPALLLRSEVFIDDYEQAVHSGEVNVPISQGVYSPDQISGTLGEVVIQKKKRSSPDAITIFDSTGLAIQDLAIARLVVDKMEGTELLFP, encoded by the coding sequence ATGAAATATTATCCTGACAGTCACTCACTCCTTACGTATGCTGAAGTAAACCTGGCAATCCGGGAGGTCTTTGCAGAGCATGGCAGAGGCAATGTCCAGATGCCGTCCAAGATCTACATCACCTTTCCAGAGGGTGATTTCCGGACGATGCCCGCATCAATTCCTGGCATTGGTCTTGCAGGGGTGAAGATAGTCTCGGTTCACCCGGAGAATCCATCCCGCAACCTTCCGACAGTGATGGCAACCACGCTCCTGATTGATCCGGAAACCGGGTTTCCAACTGCGTTTATCAATGCAACCGCCCTGACCGATATGAGAACAGGAGCTGGCGGTGCTGTTGCTGTGACCCATCTTGCAGCCCAATCTTCCCGCCCGCTCACCCTTGGATTTGTTGGTGCCGGCAGGCAGGCGCATGCCCAGCTCCAGGCAATTGCAGAGGACGCTGCTCTTGAGAAAATTCTTGTCTGGAGCAGGAAGGAGAAGACCAGGGAGGCTTTTGCCGCACAGTACCCCGCATATGAGAGTATCCCCGTTGATACTGTTGAGAAGGCCTGTGACTGCGATATCCTGATTACAACAACGCCGTCCCGTGAGCCATTGATTCGCTCCGACTGGATACGGACCGGTACCCATATCAATGCAATCGGTGCCGACGCACCCGGCAAACAGGAGCTTGATCCGGCGCTTCTGCTTCGATCTGAGGTATTCATCGATGACTATGAACAGGCGGTTCATTCAGGCGAAGTCAATGTCCCAATCAGCCAGGGGGTATACAGTCCTGATCAGATCAGCGGGACACTCGGCGAGGTGGTGATTCAGAAGAAGAAGCGGTCGTCACCTGATGCGATCACGATCTTTGACTCAACCGGCCTTGCAATCCAGGATCTGGCGATAGCAAGGCTTGTTGTTGATAAGATGGAAGGAACTGAGCTTTTGTTTCCCTGA
- a CDS encoding aldehyde ferredoxin oxidoreductase family protein: MTQMDGYAGKIPYVDLTRGTIDIQETPADLKRDYLGGRGFGTKIISDRMDPLVDPLSPENVFVLASGPTTGTGIPLGSRYEVSTKSPLNNTLMSANSGGTFGWKIKKAGFDAVVFEGRSEKPVYLYLNEGAAELRDASSYWGMDVHETTDALLADLDDTKAKVACIGPAGETKSLLACVMNDRDRAAGRGGAGAVLGSKNLKAIVATGNLRIDEGDKDRLNAVKERIRTKLQENGICEALTTYGTAVLVNIINENYILPTKNFQTAYFEKAENISGERMAETILKKNSGCYACIVKCSRVCEVDGVVNEGPEYEPIWAFGANLGIDDLNVITRAAWECNKLGLDAIGTPTTIACAMEMREKGYINEGPTFGESAGIVDLVRQIGRREGFGAELTDGSYRFAERHGHPELSMSVKKQDLPAYDPRGLQGHGLSYATSNRGGDHVYGYLVAPEVLGAPEKLDPYVNEGKAAWVQIFQDLSAAIDASGMCLFSSFALDATDYADLTAATMGTDLDAAGFLKIGERIWNLQKLFNIKVGYTKADDTLPKRLLSEPLQEGGPKGRVWEPEPLLSEYYSIRGWDAEGVPTEEKLRELGLL, translated from the coding sequence ATGACACAGATGGATGGATATGCAGGAAAGATTCCGTATGTCGATCTCACCAGAGGCACGATCGATATACAGGAAACGCCGGCCGATCTCAAGAGGGATTACCTCGGTGGCCGTGGATTTGGAACAAAGATCATCTCAGACAGGATGGATCCCCTTGTTGATCCACTCTCACCTGAGAATGTCTTCGTCCTGGCATCAGGGCCAACAACCGGAACCGGTATTCCTCTTGGTAGCCGGTACGAGGTGAGCACGAAATCTCCACTCAACAACACGCTGATGTCCGCAAATAGTGGTGGAACATTTGGATGGAAGATCAAGAAGGCCGGATTTGATGCTGTTGTCTTCGAAGGACGATCTGAGAAGCCGGTCTATCTCTACCTCAATGAAGGTGCAGCTGAACTGCGTGATGCCTCCTCCTACTGGGGGATGGATGTCCATGAGACAACCGACGCATTACTTGCAGATCTTGATGATACAAAGGCGAAGGTCGCCTGTATTGGTCCTGCAGGAGAGACGAAGAGCCTTCTTGCCTGTGTGATGAATGATCGCGATCGTGCTGCAGGCAGGGGTGGTGCCGGGGCAGTACTCGGCTCAAAGAATCTCAAAGCCATCGTTGCCACCGGGAATCTCAGGATCGATGAGGGTGATAAAGACCGGCTAAATGCGGTGAAGGAGCGGATCAGAACAAAGCTCCAGGAGAATGGTATATGTGAGGCCCTCACCACCTATGGAACAGCTGTTCTTGTCAATATCATCAATGAAAATTATATCCTCCCGACAAAGAATTTCCAGACCGCATATTTTGAGAAGGCAGAGAATATCTCTGGTGAGCGGATGGCAGAGACCATCCTGAAGAAGAACTCGGGTTGTTATGCATGTATTGTGAAGTGTTCCCGTGTCTGTGAGGTTGACGGCGTTGTGAATGAAGGGCCTGAGTATGAACCGATCTGGGCATTTGGTGCGAACCTGGGTATTGATGATCTCAACGTCATTACCAGGGCTGCATGGGAGTGCAACAAGCTCGGGCTGGATGCAATCGGCACCCCGACAACGATTGCCTGTGCCATGGAGATGCGGGAGAAGGGCTATATCAATGAAGGACCGACATTTGGCGAATCCGCGGGTATCGTTGATCTGGTCAGGCAGATTGGCCGCCGTGAAGGGTTTGGCGCTGAGCTGACGGATGGTTCATATCGATTTGCAGAACGGCACGGCCATCCCGAACTCTCAATGAGTGTCAAGAAACAGGATCTGCCTGCCTATGATCCACGCGGCCTGCAGGGACATGGCCTCTCCTATGCGACATCGAACCGGGGCGGCGATCATGTCTATGGATACCTGGTTGCGCCTGAGGTGCTTGGTGCTCCTGAGAAACTTGATCCGTATGTTAATGAGGGAAAAGCTGCGTGGGTACAGATCTTCCAGGATCTCTCGGCTGCAATTGATGCATCCGGTATGTGTCTCTTCAGTTCATTTGCCCTTGATGCCACAGATTATGCGGACCTGACAGCTGCAACAATGGGAACGGACCTTGATGCAGCAGGCTTCCTCAAAATTGGAGAGCGGATCTGGAATCTTCAGAAACTCTTCAATATCAAGGTCGGCTATACAAAAGCAGATGATACCCTGCCCAAACGCCTTCTCTCAGAGCCGCTTCAGGAGGGCGGTCCAAAGGGCCGGGTCTGGGAGCCTGAACCACTTCTCAGCGAGTATTACAGCATTCGCGGATGGGATGCTGAAGGTGTACCGACAGAGGAGAAACTGCGAGAACTCGGCCTTCTCTGA
- a CDS encoding ubiquitin-like small modifier protein 1 — MQVTVKSFATLRNVMESRLTQELNDGSTLSDLLTLLMERYPGLRDEIFEEGSRELQDYVNILVNGRNINFINGLDTELKDGDLVVLFPPAGGG; from the coding sequence ATGCAGGTAACCGTCAAATCATTTGCCACGCTCAGGAATGTGATGGAATCCAGGCTCACCCAGGAGTTGAATGATGGCTCAACCCTATCTGATCTCCTTACCCTTCTTATGGAGCGGTATCCGGGGCTCCGGGACGAGATCTTTGAAGAGGGCAGCAGGGAGCTTCAGGATTATGTAAATATCCTGGTAAACGGCCGGAATATCAATTTTATCAACGGGCTTGATACCGAACTCAAAGACGGCGATCTCGTCGTCCTCTTCCCCCCGGCTGGTGGGGGGTAA
- a CDS encoding amidohydrolase, whose amino-acid sequence MIPYNKQTTILIRDANLDCQKTDIYIEGGIIQAVGEGIRSRYKNTAEIEIDAGGDIILPGLVNTHTHAAMSLLRGYADDMILFEWLSEKIWPLEAHLTGDDVYWGTRLACLEMIKSGTVAFNDMYFHMDRAADAVEESGMRACLAHGFIDLFTEEKREAEIRATTEFHKNLKSRNNPKLTFATGPHALYTVSPEGLSWCASYANEHDSGIHIHLSETQQELDDCIKNNNATPAAYLDTSGILTDRTVAAHCCYLDEAECELLGRRGTAASHNPASNMKLAGGRAIPYQALLDAGAPITLGTDGCASNNNLDLFEEMKIAALLQKFSTRDPTILPAAEAVDIAARNGAAALRTGGGIISPGFAADIILVDRNAICQAPFHNPLSNIVYACGGNAVRTVICDGAVLMHDREIPGEDAILAGAEAAAVSLVKRREEELLDQA is encoded by the coding sequence ATGATACCATACAACAAGCAGACAACAATTCTGATCCGGGATGCAAACCTGGACTGCCAGAAGACCGACATCTACATTGAAGGGGGAATAATCCAGGCAGTCGGCGAAGGGATCCGATCCCGGTATAAAAACACCGCTGAGATCGAGATCGATGCAGGGGGCGACATCATCCTCCCCGGCCTTGTCAACACCCACACCCATGCTGCAATGAGCCTCCTGCGGGGCTATGCAGATGACATGATCCTCTTCGAATGGCTATCTGAAAAGATCTGGCCGCTTGAAGCCCATCTCACCGGAGATGATGTCTACTGGGGCACCCGGCTTGCATGCCTTGAGATGATCAAGTCGGGAACAGTCGCCTTCAATGACATGTACTTCCACATGGACCGGGCAGCAGACGCGGTTGAAGAGTCAGGGATGCGGGCATGCCTTGCCCATGGCTTCATCGACCTCTTCACCGAAGAGAAACGTGAAGCCGAGATCAGGGCAACAACAGAATTCCATAAAAACCTCAAATCCCGGAACAACCCTAAACTAACCTTTGCAACAGGCCCACACGCCCTTTACACCGTCTCGCCTGAGGGGCTGTCATGGTGTGCCAGTTACGCAAACGAACACGACAGCGGTATCCATATCCACCTCTCTGAGACGCAGCAGGAGCTTGATGACTGCATCAAAAACAACAATGCCACCCCGGCAGCTTACCTGGACACAAGCGGCATCCTGACGGACCGCACCGTCGCCGCCCACTGCTGCTACCTTGATGAGGCCGAATGCGAACTCCTTGGACGTCGCGGTACCGCAGCATCCCATAACCCGGCAAGCAACATGAAGCTCGCAGGCGGCCGGGCAATACCGTACCAGGCCCTGTTGGATGCGGGCGCACCCATCACCCTCGGAACCGACGGGTGTGCCTCAAACAATAACCTCGATCTCTTCGAGGAGATGAAGATCGCAGCGCTCCTTCAGAAGTTCAGCACCAGGGATCCGACAATCCTCCCGGCTGCCGAGGCAGTTGATATCGCAGCACGAAACGGGGCAGCCGCACTCAGAACCGGCGGCGGAATAATCTCACCCGGGTTTGCTGCCGACATCATCCTGGTGGACAGGAATGCCATCTGCCAGGCACCATTCCACAACCCGCTCTCAAACATCGTCTATGCCTGCGGCGGCAATGCGGTGAGGACCGTCATCTGTGACGGAGCAGTCCTGATGCATGACCGCGAGATCCCAGGAGAAGACGCAATCCTTGCCGGGGCAGAGGCAGCAGCAGTCTCACTTGTGAAACGAAGAGAAGAGGAGCTGCTGGATCAGGCCTGA
- a CDS encoding MTAP family purine nucleoside phosphorylase produces the protein MPTYPEREPCLGIIGGTSLLFADLPPLEEKIIPTPYGKAVVHCGDFCLVPRHQNTLPPHRINHRAHLAALRILGVDRIVAFGSVGSLKVDHHPGSVLIPQDFISMSGIPTFHDTTITHVMPGLDHELILKLSTTHPDVKIGGTYIQTIGPRFETPAEVRALAKIADMVGMTVASEATLAAELGMRIAAICTVDNYANGIGDETISYETIVRASKEGAGRTSKILEKIVQEF, from the coding sequence ATGCCCACATACCCGGAGCGTGAACCATGTTTAGGGATCATCGGAGGAACAAGCCTCCTTTTTGCAGACCTTCCGCCACTTGAGGAGAAGATCATCCCGACACCCTATGGCAAAGCAGTCGTCCATTGCGGCGATTTCTGCCTGGTGCCACGTCATCAGAACACACTGCCACCACACCGGATCAACCACCGGGCACACCTGGCAGCACTCAGAATTCTCGGAGTTGACCGGATCGTGGCATTTGGATCGGTCGGATCACTGAAAGTGGACCATCACCCGGGATCAGTACTTATCCCACAGGACTTCATCAGCATGAGCGGGATCCCGACATTCCATGACACCACCATCACCCATGTCATGCCAGGACTGGACCACGAGCTGATCCTGAAACTCAGCACAACACACCCTGATGTGAAGATCGGCGGAACCTACATCCAGACGATCGGTCCCCGGTTCGAGACCCCGGCAGAAGTCCGTGCACTGGCAAAGATTGCCGACATGGTCGGTATGACAGTTGCAAGCGAGGCAACACTTGCAGCAGAACTGGGCATGAGAATCGCAGCCATCTGCACAGTTGACAACTACGCAAACGGCATAGGCGATGAAACAATCAGCTACGAGACAATTGTTCGCGCTTCAAAAGAAGGAGCAGGCAGAACAAGTAAGATTCTGGAAAAAATTGTACAGGAGTTTTGA
- a CDS encoding SurA N-terminal domain-containing protein, with the protein MMKRVLIVCLAAFFLLAGAFTAGCTGEEPVPGEEPIPIGDPGDMDDPGGVMDPTAPEENGFEEARPHLEQQLMMETEQRLIDEHLQTLMAEADIEQDDAAIADGADDAAIAVVNGEEIQRSAMVAAEEQELEQLRMMGFDTDAGENQEMMQMLRLQVVDNLIATTLVSQKAADAGIAVTDEDVQDEYQQLAAQFGGEEQLNTELEQAGMTKEDLQSDIKTQLPINRYLDMYLEENLDAGMLDFSEEELRALYEQQQQQAGFEAVEA; encoded by the coding sequence ATGATGAAGAGAGTACTGATAGTATGTCTGGCGGCTTTTTTCCTGCTGGCAGGAGCTTTTACTGCCGGATGCACAGGTGAAGAGCCGGTACCTGGTGAAGAACCGATACCGATTGGCGATCCCGGAGATATGGATGATCCGGGTGGAGTGATGGACCCAACTGCACCTGAAGAGAATGGGTTTGAAGAGGCCCGTCCCCATCTTGAACAGCAGCTCATGATGGAGACCGAGCAGCGCCTGATTGATGAACATCTGCAAACACTCATGGCTGAAGCCGATATTGAGCAGGATGACGCTGCTATCGCCGATGGTGCTGATGATGCAGCTATTGCTGTTGTAAATGGTGAGGAGATCCAGAGAAGTGCCATGGTCGCTGCCGAGGAGCAGGAGCTGGAACAGCTCAGGATGATGGGTTTTGACACGGATGCCGGGGAGAACCAGGAGATGATGCAGATGCTCCGGTTACAGGTTGTTGATAATCTCATTGCCACAACGCTTGTCTCCCAGAAGGCAGCAGATGCGGGTATTGCGGTGACTGACGAGGATGTACAGGACGAGTATCAGCAGCTCGCAGCACAGTTTGGCGGGGAAGAGCAGCTGAACACGGAGCTTGAGCAGGCTGGGATGACGAAAGAGGATCTACAAAGCGATATCAAAACACAGCTTCCAATAAACCGGTACCTGGATATGTACCTTGAGGAAAACCTTGATGCCGGGATGCTGGACTTCTCTGAGGAGGAGTTACGGGCACTCTACGAGCAGCAGCAACAGCAGGCTGGATTTGAAGCTGTAGAGGCATAA
- a CDS encoding pirin-like C-terminal cupin domain-containing protein produces the protein MVMNTDAEVRQALAEYRNGTFIRG, from the coding sequence ATTGTTATGAATACAGATGCCGAGGTGAGGCAGGCTCTTGCTGAATACCGGAACGGGACCTTCATCAGGGGGTGA
- a CDS encoding GNAT family N-acetyltransferase, producing the protein MTGEHNPIANGIAIDRFLVHDFDSFVPFYIDIFYDREPLGQCIGLSREQMDFITRTLYGRGSNFLSQRLSWIARDCSQENRPVGIIACDDPVATGELQMSEDLNSQDLERISVAMALLEEISRPMQEIFAQGEGVCMHVAAVGVAPEYQGAGIATRLLQTALSEAKKRGFRVAVAECTSPGSRMLFEKAGFARIHALSVSEFEIQGRRPLPDCNLEIHLMQKILDE; encoded by the coding sequence ATGACGGGAGAGCATAATCCGATTGCAAATGGAATCGCAATAGACCGTTTTCTGGTCCATGATTTCGATTCTTTTGTACCATTCTATATCGATATCTTTTATGATCGTGAGCCATTGGGGCAGTGCATCGGCTTAAGCCGGGAGCAGATGGATTTTATCACCCGGACCCTCTATGGCAGGGGGAGCAACTTCCTCTCCCAGAGGCTCAGCTGGATTGCGAGGGATTGCAGCCAGGAGAACCGTCCTGTCGGCATCATCGCCTGTGATGATCCGGTTGCGACAGGGGAACTCCAGATGTCTGAGGATCTCAACAGCCAGGACTTAGAGCGGATTTCTGTTGCGATGGCTCTGCTGGAAGAGATTAGCCGCCCGATGCAGGAGATCTTCGCACAGGGGGAGGGCGTATGCATGCATGTTGCTGCGGTCGGGGTTGCACCGGAGTATCAGGGTGCAGGTATTGCAACACGCCTTCTCCAGACTGCCCTGTCAGAGGCCAAAAAACGTGGTTTTCGTGTTGCGGTTGCTGAATGCACAAGCCCCGGATCCAGGATGCTTTTTGAGAAGGCCGGGTTTGCCCGTATTCATGCTCTTTCTGTGAGCGAGTTTGAAATCCAGGGAAGACGGCCGCTGCCTGACTGCAACCTTGAGATCCACCTGATGCAGAAGATCCTTGATGAGTGA